The Ciconia boyciana chromosome 22, ASM3463844v1, whole genome shotgun sequence genome has a window encoding:
- the DHX8 gene encoding ATP-dependent RNA helicase DHX8, with the protein MADVVALEELAKLEYLSLVSKVCTELDNHLGINDKDLAEFVINLAEKNTTFDTFKAVLLKNGAEFTDSLISNLLRLIQTMRPPPKPSTSKEAVVKPKSEKEKLKELFPALCRPDNPNIRNMLDEDDVKVAADALKELEALMPSADRQGKQRNSDHRAKKKRRSRSRSRDRKRRHRSRSRSRSRTRDKNRGKSRYRSRSRSQSPSRDRKDREKYVEKSNERWRDKHIDRPPPEEPSIGDIYNGKVTSIMQFGCFVQLEGLRKRWEGLVHISELRREGRVANVADVVSKGQRVKVKVLSFTGSKTSLSMKDVDQDTGEDLNPNRRRNLVGEANEETSMRNPDRPSHLSLVNAPEVEDDSLERKRLTRISDPEKWEIKQMIAANVLSKEEFPDFDEETGILPKVDDEEDEDLEIELVEEEPPFLRGHTKQSMDMSPIKIVKNPDGSLSQAAMMQSALAKERRELKQAQREAEMDSIPMGLNTHWVDPLPDVDGRQIAANMRGIGMMPNDIPEWKKHAFGGNKASYGKKTQLSIIEQRESLPIFRLKEQLIQAVHDNQILIVIGETGSGKTTQITQYLAEAGYTSRGKIGCTQPRRVAAMSVAKRVSEEFGCCLGQEVGYTIRFEDCTSPETVIKYMTDGMLLRECLIDPDLTQYAIIMLDEAHERTIHTDVLFGLLKKTVQKRRDMKLIVTSATLDAVKFSQYFYEAPIFTIPGRTYPVEILYTKEPETDYLDASLITVMQIHLTEPPGDILVFLTGQEEIDTACEILYERMKSLGPDVPELIILPVYSALPSEMQTRIFDPAPPGSRKVVIATNIAETSLTIDGIYYVVDPGFVKQKVYNSKTGIDQLVVTPISQAQAKQRAGRAGRTGPGKCYRLYTERAYRDEMLTTNVPEIQRTNLASTVLSLKAMGINDLLSFDFMDAPPMETLITAMEQLYTLGALDDEGLLTRLGRRMAEFPLEPMLCKMLIMSVHLGCSEEMLTIVSMLSVQNVFYRPKDKQALADQKKAKFHQTEGDHLTLLAVYNSWKNNKFSNPWCYENFIQARSLRRAQDIRKQMLGIMDRHKLDVVSCGKATVRVQKAICSGFFRNAAKKDPQEGYRTLIDQQVVYIHPSSALFNRQPEWVVYHELVLTTKEYMREVTTIDPRWLVEFAPAFFKVSDPTKLSKQKKQQRLEPLYNRYEEPNAWRISRAFRRR; encoded by the exons ATGGCGGACGTGGTGGCTCTGGAGGAGCTCGCGAAGCTCGAATACTTGTCGCTGGTGTCCAAGGTCTGCACCGAGCTGGACAACCACCTGGGCATCAACGACAAGGACCTGG CTGAGTTTGTGATAAatcttgcagagaaaaatactacGTTTGACACATTCAAAGCAGTTCTTCTGAAGAACGGTGCCGAGTTCACT gATTCTCTTATTAGTAATTTGCTACGTCTCATACAGACAATGCGGCCTCCACCAAAGCCATCTACGAGCAAAG AGGCAGTTGTCAAACCCAAATCGGAGAAGGAAAAGTTGAAGGAATTGTTTCCAGCCCTTTGCAGGCCAGACAATCCCAACATCAGG AATATGCTGGATGAAGATGATGTGAAAGTGGCAGCTGATGCACTTAAGGAGCTTGAAGCTCTAATGCCTAGTGCAGACAGGCAAGGCAAGCAAAGGAACAGTGACCACCG ggcaaagaaaaagaggaggagccGAAGTCGTAGCAGGGACAGGAAACGAAGGCACAGATCTCGCTCTAGGTCTCGTTCTAGGACTCGGGATAAGAACAGGGGAAAATCCAGATACCGGTCAAGGAGCAGAAGTCAGAGTCCCAGTAGGGACCGTAAGGATCGAGAGAAGTATGTTGAGAAGAGCAATGAGAGATGGCGAGACAAGCACATAGACCGTCCACCACCTGAGGAGCCTTCCATTGGAGACATTTACAATGGCAAAGTCACAAGTATAATGCAATTTGGATGCTTTGTACAGCTGGAAGGGCTAAG GAAGCGTTGGGAGGGCTTGGTCCACATCTCAGAGCTTCGAAGAGAAGGACGGGTTGCCAATGTTGCCGATGTTGTGAGCAAAGGACAAAGAGTAAAAGTCAAAGTTTTATCCTTTACTGGATCCAAAACCAGCCTGAGCATGAAG GATGTTGATCAAGACACTGGGGAAGACTTGAACCCAAACCGGAGGAGAAACCTCGTTGGAGAAGCCAATGAAGAAACTTCTATGAGAAACCCAGACAGACCTAGTCACCTGTCCCTGGTGAATGCCCCGGAGGTGGAGGATGATAGCCTTGAACGGAAACGCCTCACCCGAATTTCAGACCcagagaaatgggaaataaaacag ATGATTGCAGCTAATGTGCTTTCCAAGGAGGAGTTTCCTGACTTTGATGAGGAGACTGGGATTCTTCCTAAAGTTGATGATGAAGAAG ATGAGGACCTTGAGATTGAGTTAGTTGAAGAAGAGCCACCGTTCCTTCGCGGTCATACTAAACAGAGCATGGATATGAGTCCCATCAAAATAGTAAAG aATCCAGATGGTTCCTTGTCCCAGGCTGCAATGATGCAGAGTGCTTTAGCTAAAGAAAGACGAGAACTTAAACAAGcccagagagaagcagagatggATTCTATCCCCATGGGACTCAACACACACTGGGTGGATCCTCTCCCTGACG tGGATGGAAGACAAATAGCTGCAAACATGCGAGGTATTGGGATGATGCCCAATGATATCCCAGAGTGGAAGAAACATGCATTTGGTGGCAACAAAGCTTCTTATGGTAAGAAGACCCAGCTTTCCATCATTGAGCAGAGAGAGAGTCTCCCAATCTTCAGACTGAAGGAGCAGCTGATACAA GCTGTGCATGACAACCAGATTCTGATTGTCATTGGAGAGACAGGATCTGGAAAAACAACACAGATTACCCAATACCTGGCTGAGGCAGGGTATACATCAAGAGGAAAAATCGGATGTACTCAGCCTCGCAGAGTGGCTGCAATGTCTGTTGCGAAGAGGGTGTCAGAGGAATTTGGTTGCTGCTTGGGACAAGAG GTTGGCTACACCATTCGATTTGAAGACTGCACTAGCCCTGAAACTGTTATCAAATACATGACAGATGGCATGTTACTGAGGGAGTGCTTGATAGATCCTGATCTGACTCAGTATGCCATTATCATGCTGGATGAAGCCCATGAGAGGACCATACATACAGATGTGCTCTTTGGACTCCTGAAGAAG ACAGTGCAGAAACGGCGGGATATGAAGTTGATAGTGACGTCAGCAACGCTGGATGCTGTGAAATTCTCTCAGTATTTCTATGAAGCGCCAATCTTCACAATTCCTGGCAGAACATACCCAGTAGAAATTCTGTACACGAAAGAGCCAGAGACAGATTATTTGGATGCCAGTCTGATTACAGTAATGCAGATCCACTTAACAGAGCCACCAG GTGACATTTTGGTGTTTCTAACTGGTCAGGAAGAGATTGACACTGCCTGTGAAATCCTCTATGAGAGGATGAAATCTCTAGGACCCGATGTTCCAGAGTTAATTATCTTACCAGTATATTCGGCTTTACCCAGTGAAATGCAAACCAGGATCTTTGACCCAGCCCCACCAGGAAGCAGAAAG GTTGTCATCGCCACTAACATTGCTGAGACATCTTTGACTATTGATGGCATATATTACGTAGTCGATCCTGGCTTTGTGAAGCAGAAGGTTTATAACTCCAAGACTGGAATTGACCAGCTGGTTGTTACACCGATTTCACAG GCTCAAGCAAAGCAGCgagcaggaagggctgggagaACAGGACCAGGAAAATGCTATAGGTTATATACAGAGCGTGCTTATCGAGATGAAATGCTAACAACCAATGTGCCTGAAATCCAGAGAACAAATTTGGCCAGTACAGTACTTTCCCTGAAG GCTATGGGCATCAATGATTTGCTCTCCTTTGACTTTATGGATGCTCCCCCAATGGAAACTCTCATAACTGCCATGGAGCAGCTGTACACCCTGGGAGCTCTGGATGATGAAGGACTGCTCACTCGACTTGGGCGCAGG ATGGCAGAATTCCCCTTGGAGCCTATGTTGTGTAAGATGTTGATCATGTCTGTGCATCTGGGATGCAGCGAGGAAATGTTGACAATAGTCTCCATGCTGTCTGTACAGAACGTGTTCTACAGGCCAAAG GATAAACAAGCACTTGCTGATCAAAAGAAAGCCAAGTTCCATCAGACAGAAGGTGACCACCTCACTCTGCTGGCTGTGTACAATTCCTGGAAGAATAACAAGTTTTCAAATCCCTGGTGCTATGAAAATTTTATCCAGGCCCGATCCTTACGCAGGGCACAGGACATCCGCAAGCAGATGTTGGGCATTATGGACAG GCACAAGCTGGATGTGGTATCCTGTGGGAAGGCAACAGTTCGGGTGCAGAAGGCCATTTGTAGTGGTTTCTTCCGAAATGCAGCAAAGAAGGATCCCCAGGAAGGTTATCGGACACTCATTGATCAACAAGTAGTCTATATCCACCCATCCAGTGCTCTCTTCAACAGGCAGCCAGAATG GGTGGTGTATCATGAACTGGTGCTTACCACCAAGGAATATATGCGTGAAGTGACGACTATTGATCCTCGCTGGCTGGTGGAATTTGCACCAGCTTTCTTCAAGGTTTCTGATCCAACCAAGctgagcaaacagaaaaagcagcagcgaCTAGAACCCCTGTACAATCGCTATGAGGAGCCCAATGCGTGGAGGATATCACGTGCATTCAGACGGCGATGA
- the TMEM106A gene encoding transmembrane protein 106A isoform X1 encodes MGGKLALFWKTPDQKECEGKLILPRQLDAEDENTNYASINDSATSCVPCVGIAHRSYVNCPTCRGTGRIPREQERQLVALIPYGDQRLKPRRTKLYVCLAVTICLLTTSLSIFFLFPRSITVLPAGLNASSIGFNATTTSIYLNMTNVLNITNNNFYLVTVVQLDIEVLHQSLVVGKTTMKTLLNMSPLQSGQIYYMVASRILDNNTYNICTWTKVKVHNILLHIQGTLTCTYLCHSEQLAFEDYQYVDCRGNAMLPHPLYHCPP; translated from the exons ATGGGTGGAAAACTTGCACTGTTCTGGAAAACGCCCGACCAAAAGGAGTGTGAAGGCAAACTGATTTTACCCAGGCAACTGGATGCTGAAGATGAAAACACCAATTATGCTAGTATCAATGACTCTGCTACGTCCTGTGTGCCCTGTGTGGGCATTGCACATCGAAGCTATGTCAACTGTCCAACATGTCGGGGAACAGGAAGGATCCCCAGGG AGCAAGAGAGGCAGCTGGTGGCTCTGATTCCATATGGTGACCAGAGGCTGAAGCCTAGACGAAC GAAACTCTATGTATGTCTTGCTGTGACAATCTGCCTGCTGACAACATctctcagtattttcttcctgtttcctcGCTCCATtactgtgctgcctgcagggctgaATGCCTCCTCCATTGGCTTTAATGCCACCACCACCAGTATATACCTCAACATGACG AATGTGCTGAACATAACTAATAACAACTTCTACCTGGTCACTGTTGTGCAGCTAGACATAGAGGTTCTGCACCAGTCCCTGGTAGTAGGGAAGACCACCATGAAAACCCTGCTGAATATGAGCCCTTTGCAGAGCGGCCAG ATCTATTATATGGTGGCCAGTAGGATATTGGACAACAACACCTA tAACATTTGCACCTGGACAAAAGTCAAAGTTCACAACATTCTGCTGCATATACA GGGTACCCTGACCTGCACATACCTGTGTCATTCAGAGCAGCTGGCTTTTGAAGACTACCAGTACGTGGACTGCCGGGGGAATGCCATGCTACCTCACCCATTGTACCACTGCCCACCATGA
- the TMEM106A gene encoding transmembrane protein 106A isoform X2, with the protein MGGKLALFWKTPDQKECEGKLILPRQLDAEDENTNYASINDSATSCVPCVGIAHRSYVNCPTCRGTGRIPREQERQLVALIPYGDQRLKPRRTKLYVCLAVTICLLTTSLSIFFLFPRSITVLPAGLNASSIGFNATTTSIYLNMTLDIEVLHQSLVVGKTTMKTLLNMSPLQSGQIYYMVASRILDNNTYNICTWTKVKVHNILLHIQGTLTCTYLCHSEQLAFEDYQYVDCRGNAMLPHPLYHCPP; encoded by the exons ATGGGTGGAAAACTTGCACTGTTCTGGAAAACGCCCGACCAAAAGGAGTGTGAAGGCAAACTGATTTTACCCAGGCAACTGGATGCTGAAGATGAAAACACCAATTATGCTAGTATCAATGACTCTGCTACGTCCTGTGTGCCCTGTGTGGGCATTGCACATCGAAGCTATGTCAACTGTCCAACATGTCGGGGAACAGGAAGGATCCCCAGGG AGCAAGAGAGGCAGCTGGTGGCTCTGATTCCATATGGTGACCAGAGGCTGAAGCCTAGACGAAC GAAACTCTATGTATGTCTTGCTGTGACAATCTGCCTGCTGACAACATctctcagtattttcttcctgtttcctcGCTCCATtactgtgctgcctgcagggctgaATGCCTCCTCCATTGGCTTTAATGCCACCACCACCAGTATATACCTCAACATGACG CTAGACATAGAGGTTCTGCACCAGTCCCTGGTAGTAGGGAAGACCACCATGAAAACCCTGCTGAATATGAGCCCTTTGCAGAGCGGCCAG ATCTATTATATGGTGGCCAGTAGGATATTGGACAACAACACCTA tAACATTTGCACCTGGACAAAAGTCAAAGTTCACAACATTCTGCTGCATATACA GGGTACCCTGACCTGCACATACCTGTGTCATTCAGAGCAGCTGGCTTTTGAAGACTACCAGTACGTGGACTGCCGGGGGAATGCCATGCTACCTCACCCATTGTACCACTGCCCACCATGA